CCTTTAATGTCCGTCATGATTTTGTTGTTGGCTACATTTAAAGATGCTTTGCCCTTAGGATTGGTACTGTGTACGTCTACCAAAGCATCATTCAGGGCGCCACCAAGTTTCAATGTGTTATTGGTGATGTTGTACTCTTTCGCATTGCTTTTCAAATAAGCAAATTCAACATAGCCTTCAGATTCTTCGCGCACGGAAATTTTGTTGTTGTGAATTGTCACCGCACCATGCATAGCGACATTACCATGGTGTTCTTCCACATAAACCGGTACCGCGCCTTTCATAATCTTGCCGATATCGGCATCATTGCCGCTGATGGTAATGGTACCGCTACCCATGCCGTTTTTAGATAAAACGCGGTCGTAAGTATCGTTGATGACGGCAATCAGATATTTGGTGGATTCGCCGCTGATCTTGTTGTTTGCCATATTGAGCGTGTAATCCATTTTGCTTTCATGGTTACGGAACTCAATCGCGTAGGTCTGAATATTGTTTTGATAAACCGTCAGATTTTTAATGACATTATCGCTAATATCGAAATACCCTTTATCAGCCGAGTGCAAATCTTTGTATTGGGTATTGGTTTGTACCTGAATCCCTGAATACATGTGGTAGTACTTACCCAAGTCATCATCAACATTCAAACGGAAGTTCGGGTCTTGGATAATGGTATTGCCGGTAATTTTGACTTTATCCATAGAAAACTGGCGGTTGTAGGCAACAATACCATACAGCCGATCACCCGTTAACACATTGTCTTCGATGACAATGCCTGTACCATCATGCACATCCAAGCCCTTGCGATAGTTGTGGTCGGTCGTGTTTTTACGGTATGTGATGCCGTAATTGTAGCTGCCGGCAGCCACAGCCATACCATAACCGGTACCGCCGTCCGCTTCGTGGCCGTTCCAATCCAAACGGTTGCCCTCGCCAATAAAGTTTTGTTGGAAACCGATCAGCGCACCGGCAACACGGTTGTGGTGCAGATACGAATCGACAATACGGTTGTTTTCACCCAAAGGCAACGCTTCATAGTTTTCATCAATTTCGCCGCTTTGTACGCGTGCTTTAAAGGTCAGCTTATGCCCTTTTTCCGTCTCCAAAGAAGCGGTCGAGGTAAACATCACACCAGCGCGATTGGCACCGGAAACCTCAACTTTGCTGATTAAAGTATTGTCCGCATCATTGACCAAAATGCCGTTTACCTTGCCAAAATAGCTTAAGCCTTTGCGGTAAAAATCAGGATTGGTATATTGAACCGACAAGTCGGCAATGGTTTTATTGTTTTGTCCATCGACTAAAATACCGGCAAATTCGCGGATATCGTCATGGTTGGTGTCCGGATTGAATTCGCCTGTTTGCGCTTTATCAAACGTTACTTTGGTTTTGCCCATTCCCGAACCAAACAAGCCGCGCGCGCCGGAGACGGTTTTATCCATCACAATCTGATTGGAAATATAGTAAGCACCATCCAAGAAAACCATGGCTTTTTCTTTGTGCGCCGCCTCTAAAGCTGCTTTAAATGCCTGGAGGCTGTCTTTCTTACCCTGTGCATCGGCACCAAAATCATTCACGCGGACGTAATTACCGTACTCTTTGGATTCATACACACGGTATTTTCCAGATAGACCTTCCCTGCCTTCGGCATGGTCGTCAATTTTGTTTGCTTTACCCGAATTGAGGTGGCTATCGTGGCTATTGATTGCTTTTTTGCCGGAAGAAACGCCCGCTATTTTGTCATGTCCGTCTGAATCCTTCAGATTCTTTTTATAGACAATCTCAACGGTTTCTTTTTCTTCGGCAATTCTGTCTTCCGCCTCTTTTTCTTTGCGTGCGGCTTCTTGTTTGGCTTTACGCTCTGCAATCGCTTTTTCGACTGCTGCTTTATGCGCTTCTTTTGCGCGTTCAACCGCCTTTGCTTTGGCTGCGGCGGCTTCGGCTATTTTTTTTTCTTTAGCCTCTTCGTAAATTTTTTGCTTTTCAGCCAGAATTTTTTCTATCGATTGACTAACCGGCTTGTTTACCGGTTCTTTTGAAACAACGTGTTTGCTCGCCACTTTAGGCTCAATGATATGTTTACTGGAAACGCTGCTTACAGAAGCAACGCTGGTCCGTGCAACATGCATTTTTGTCACAAGGCCGTCTGAAGATGATAAAGAACTGTCAAATCTTGCTGCCTCCGCCACATGCACTACTTCTCTCGTTACCGTATTTTTACCACCTAATTGCTTAAGCTCAGGAGAAACCGACGGCATATCCCCCCAATTGTGGGTGTGTATCCATTCTTTTAGAGGAGAAGATGATTTGGAATTTGCTTCAGGTGTAGATGAACCGTGACGAATGTGGGTACGGCCAAGAGGAGCAAGTTTATGTGACATAATCAGCGTATTTCCTTGTATCGAATATCGCCTTTCCCACCGCACAAGCGTGCAACAAAAAAGCCGATTGATTAAAGAGGTAAGACGGATTCTGTCGTAACAACAATTGCCTGTATAAAGGCCAAACTGAAGTTGGCCGCTTTGAGAAACTCGGCAGCGTTTCCCCTTCTGCCGGTTTTCTGATTGGAAACGGTCATGGTGTCAGACAGAACCCTTGGATGACTTTATATAGGCGATCTGTCCGCGTACCATGTGTCCGGTTATTTTTGACGGAAATGTATCAGAGTCCCTTTTTAATTGATTAGTTCATCCAGAGTTAAGTTATTTTTGATTTTTATAGCAAAATAAAAATGGTTTTATCTTGCACTGGTTTCCTTTTTGACTTGACAGAGTGAATCCCGCGAAGCCAAAAAGGAGGGAAATTCTAACACGACATGTCTTTAGCATTCCCTATTTAACTAAATTTACAAAATATACAGAATAAATATCTATAACTGTTTTTAACTTCTTCTAAAAATTAATAAAATTCGATATTTTCAATATGTATTTTTACAACATGACTACTCATTATATACCGATTATCTTAAAATACTACCGTTTATTTGCAAAATTTAGTATTTTATTATTGCTTTCACCATCTAAAAACCAATAAAAAAGGCCGTCTGAAAAAATATTTCAGACGGCCTTTTTTTATTAAATGCGTTCTATTTAACAAACTTCGACCAACCAGCCGTGTTTGTCTTCTGTCAAACCGTATTGAATGTCGGTAATCGCCTTACGGATTGCGTAACCGCGCTCTTGGCTCTTCACTTCGATTTCTTTGCCATCAATCACGAAAGAAGTTACCGGAGAAATGACCGCAGCCGTACCGGTCAGAATCGCCTCTGCGCCATTTTCCACAGCTGCTTTCAGCTCATCAACGGTAAAGTTGCGTTCGGTAACGGTGTAGCCCAAATCTTTGGCAACAGTCAGTACGGAATCGCGGGTAACGCCGTGCAAGAATTCGTCGGTCAACGGTTTGGTAATGATTTCATCGCCGTTAATCAGGATAAAGTTGGACGCGCCGGTTTCCTGAACGTCGCCATTCGGGCAGAACAATACTTGGTTTGCACCGTGCTCTGCTTTGGCTTTCAATACCCAAGGCATGGCGGAAGCGTAGTTGCCGCCGCATTTCACGCGGCCCATATGCGGGGCGCAACGGATGTGTTCGGTTTCCACCAAGATTTTAACGGGCGAACCGGCTTTGAAATAGTCGCCGACAGGAGAAGCCAGAATGTACAGCAAAGCAGTTTCGGAAGGAGAACCGGCCTTACCGATCACAGGGTCGGTACCGATCAAAGTCGGACGCAGGTACAAAGCGGCTGGCGCATCAGGGATTTCCTCGGCGGAGCGTTTGACCAATTCGATCAAAGCATTCAAATAAGCTTCCGTTTCAGGACGCGGCAGGTGCAGAATATCTGCGCTTTGCTGCATGCGCGCGATATTGGCGGTCGGGCGGAACATCACGATTTTGCCGTTTGCCTGACGGAATGCCTTCAAACCTTCAAAACATTCGCTGCCGTAATGCAAAGCATGTGCGCCGGGGGCGAGTGTCAGGTCTTTGGAAGATTGCCATTCTACCGGTTGCCATTTACCTTCACGATAAGCGATAACGGGCATTTCAGCGTGGAAAACGCTGCCGAATACGGCTGGGACTGGTCTGCTCATGATGATTGCCTTTCTTATTCTGATTTGTAAGATAATAACTAAAGACTGAACAATACGCCTTTCAATATGGGTTTGACAAGTACCCGTCAGCATAAAGACACCGTCCCCCTGCCGTCTGAAACATGCCGTCCTATCCGAAATCCGGCAAATCGTTTAAACTGATACCATTTTTCAGACGGCCTGCCCCAACCGCAGCCAACCCGGAGTAACCCATGAAACTCATCTCTACCATCATCAAAATCCTGATTCTTCTTGTTTTCCTCCTGCTGGCCATCACCAATACCCACACCGTATCCTTCTTCTACCTGCCTGGCCAAAACATCAATCTGCCGCTGATTGTCGTGCTTTTCGGTGCATTTATTATCGGCATCGTGTTCGGTATGTTTGCCCTCTTCGGCCGTCTGCTGTCCCTACGCAGCGAAAACAACCGCCTGCGCGCCGAAGTAAAAAAACACGCCCACCTTTCCGAAAAAGACCTGACTCCGGTCAAAACCGAAACACCAGCAACGGCTTCAGAAACCACTCCCAAAGCGTAACGCCACCAATCAATAAAGGAATACCATGGACAACGAATTGTGGGTCATCTTACTGCCCATCGTCCTCCTCCCCGTTTTCTTCGCTATGGGCTGGTTTGCCGCGCGCGTCGATATGAAGACCGTCCTGAAACAGGCCAAAAGCATACCGGCAGGCTTTTACAAAAGCCTTGACGCCCTCGTTGACCGCAACAGCGGCCGCGCCGCGCGCGAATTGGCGGAAGTGATCGACCAACAGCCGCAGTCATACGACTTGAACCTGACTTTGGGCAAACTCTACCGTCAGCGCGGCGAAAACGATAAAGCCATCAATATGCACCGCGCCCTGCTCGATTCGCCCGACACAGTCAACGAAAAACGCGCGCGCGTGCTTTTTGAACTGGCGCAAAACTACCAAAGCGCAGGCTTGGTGGACCGTGCCGAACAAATCTTCCTCGGTCTGCAGGAAGGCGATATGGCACGCGAAGCCCGCCAACACCTTTTGAGCATCTACCAACAGGACCGCGATTGGGAAAAAGCCATCGAAATGGCGCAACTCTTGAGCCATGACGAACAGACCTACCAGTTTGAAATCGCCCAGTTCTATTGCGAAATCGCCCAAGCCGCGCTGTTCAAGTCCAACTTCGATGCCGCACGCTACAACATCGGCAAAGCACTCGAAGCCAACAAGAAATGTACGCGCGCCAACATCATCCTCGGCGACATCGAATACCGTCAGGGCAACTTCCCTGCCGCAGTGGAGGCGTATTCCGCCATCGAGCAGCAAAACCACGCCTATTTGAGCATGGTCGGCGAAAAACTCTATGAAGCCTATGCCGCGCAAGGCAAACAGGAAGAAGGTCTCAACCGCCTGATCGGCTATATGCAAACCTTCCCCGATCTTGACCTGATCAACGTCATCTACGAGAAGGCCCTGCTGCTCAAAGGCGAAACCGAAGCGGCGCAAATCGCTGTCGAACTTGTCCGCCAAAAACCCGACCTCAACGGCGTGTACCGCCTGCTTGGCTTAAAACTCAGCAGTATGAATCCGGAGTGGAAAGCCGACACCGATATGATTCGTTCCATTATCGGCCGCCAGCTGCAAAAAAGCGTCATGTACCGCTGCCGCAACTGCCACTTCAAATCCCAAGTCTTCTTCTGGCACTGCCCAGCCTGCAACAAATGGCAAACCTTTACGCCGAATAAAATCGAGATTTGATAAAGCGTTAAGCATTAAAAAAAAGGCCGTCTGAAATCTTTTCAGACGGCCTTTTTATGACAAAGCAAAATATCAAAGCGCTTCAAAACATGGCTGTACACACCGGCAATATCTGCTCAACAACGCTGCTCTGCCCATGCCAACGCCGCTACAATCTGAGCCTCAATATCGGCATTAAATTCGCCGGTACGGTACGCATCGCGCAATTCTGCGCGACGGGTTTCATCTGCCGCAATCTGGCTCAACACCACTTGCGGAAACTCGTTAAACACAGGCCCGGCCTCTTCATGACCCATCAAAAACAGCGCAGGAATTTTTTGATTGGCGCGGACGATTTCCTGTTGGCGTGGATTCTCAAAACGGCTGCTGTCGCCAAAATCGTTTCGGGCAATATAGTTGACGCGGATATTGGGATTCAACTCCGCCATTTTCTGAATAAACGGCACAAATACGCGGCAATCTGGACAATATGGCGCAGCGGCAAGCAGCCAATTTTGCGGACGGCTGATCTTTTTAACCGCCTCTGCCGTTTGCGCCGACAGCTCGGTCGCCTGATAGAGTTGCTGCTGTTTCAATTTGTCTTCTTCGGTATCAAAATCCAAATATTCTGCATAAGTAGCCATGCTTTACTCCTGTTCTGTTGTATCGGTTTTCCCTGCCACGCCGGTCAAAAGCGGCACAAGCAGATTGACGACGAGGTTTTCAAATAGCGGCTCATCAAGAGGCGACTCGTCCGAATGGCCAAACACCAGCTTCACTTCGGTATATTCTTTCTGCCCTTTGCTCATTTTATTGCCATTAAAAACCTCATGGGCTTTTCTCAAGGCGGCATCCCAATCTTCTTTTTTGCTGTACTCCTCCGCAGCGGCAAGGCTGGTTTTGGCAAAAAACGGCAAGGGGGTATTTTGTCCGATTCGGAAATATACCAGCCATTCTTTCAAAAGTTCTTTTGCTGTTTGTTGCTCGATGGCGGCATAGGTTTCGGTCTGCCCCAAGCTGACCATATAGGTTTGTCGGTTTTCAACGGATTTAGGGGCAATGGCGCAAAAAATCAAATGCTCCAATAAACGGGCAATGCGGTTGGGGGCATTGTCTTTTTGATTTAGGAACACAATGCGGCCACATTCGTAAAGATTGCCGATGGTGCCTTGTAAAACCAAGTCGTCAAAATATGCCTCATAAGGTTCAGACGGCCTTTTGTTACTGCGTATCAACTCGGTATCCACGTTTTTCGCAGATATCTGATACTGCTTCTGCCACAAACCGCCCAATTCGCCTACCGGCATCAGACTTTCTGCATTCAGCCGAATGGCCGTATCTTCAAAATCTTCACCTTTGCTCCGCGCATCCAAATAGGCATCGGCAATCCGACCTTCATGTTGCGGCTCAAACGGTTCGGCAGATTCCCATGCGCCGTCCAGATACGGCTGATCCCAGCTTAAATTTTTCTTCAGCCAAACTTTGACAGGGTTACGCCAAAAACTGACGAGCTCGCCCTGATGAATGGTTTTGCCCGGTTCTTCCTGACTTAATGCCTCACGGAAAAACGGCTGCGCTTCCGCTTGCGGTTGGTTCAACGCATCGGCATAATCTTGGCGCGTACTGAAGAGGCCGTCTGAAAGCGCGTCCTTTTGGAAATAACGGCGCGAAAAAGCCTGCAAAGGATGATGTTTCACCCATTTCTCCGACAACTCACGCCCGCTTTTCCCCGTCATGGCGGCAATGGTATCCAGCAGCTCACTGATTAACGAAGACGGCGCGAACTCGGCATCATTGCGTATATCGCGGCCGATATAAGACAAATACAGCATTTCGCGCGCGCTGATTAAAGCTTCGAGGAAGAGGTAACGGTCGTCATCGCGGCGGGCGCGGTCGCCTTTTTTCGGATGTTTGGCAATCAGGTCAAACACCGCTGCTTTGGTATTGCGCGGGAAATCGCCGTCATTCAAACCCAGTAGGCAAACCATTTTAAACGGCAGGCTGCGCATCGGCACCATACTGCAAAAAGTGATGCCGCCGCTTAAAAATCCGGCTTGGCTTTCGCTGTCCAAAAAGCGGCGGATATGGCGGATAACGGTTTTACACGGCAACAATCCGTCAAATTCGGCCAACTGCGCCTCTTCCTGCCATTTCGCCAAAGACTGCTCAAACTGCTGCTTGGCGTATTGGTCGTCCGTATCCGGAGCAAACAGTTTCTCCAGCAAATCGCGGCAACGCTGCACCCAGCTTTCCACATTGGCAGGCTCTTGCCATTGCGCCGCCATATCAGCCAAAGTACAGATAAATTCGGCAAAACCGCTGAACACGTCCAACTGGTTGACATTACTATGCCACGCGCTCACACCCTGCCACATACCGTTGCCGCCTTCAGGCAGCATCCAGCCCAAGGCCAAACGCTCTACCGCCTGCTGCCAAGTAAAGAGGTTGTCTTTGCCCTCGCGCATGGTTTGGTCCAAACCCCAATGCACATTCAATCCGGCAACAGTCTCATGCAGCAGCGGCACATCTTCCTCGCTCAAACCGAAGCGTTGCAACACCAACCGGCTTTCCAGCAAAGGCAAAACCTTGTCCACTTCAAACCGGCTTTCCAGCAAGTCCAAAGTTTGCGCCAAAGCATACAGCAACGGCTGACGGCGGCTGAGTTTCACATCCGAAATCGAATACGGCAAAGCCTGGCTACCTGCATGCTCCTGCCCAAAAACGGCTTCGATAAACGGGCTGTACGGCTCGATGTTTGGCGTCAAAACGGCAATATCGTGCGGTTGCCAGTCGGGATTGTTTTGCAACACCAGCGACAACTCTTCTTTCAAAATCTGCAATTCGCGCAAAGGGCTGTGCGCCACGACGATTTTAACGGAGCCGTCATTCAGCAGCTTGTCCGGCTCGACACACACTGGATTGCCGTCCGCATCGTGGACTTGAACCAAAACCGACTGCGCGCCTGCTTCGCCTTCTTCCTGTTGATATAAGCGTTCAGACGGCATGATTAAGTTTTGGATATCGTTTTGCAGGCAATGCAACAAGGTATCGTCTTTTCCCTCTTCATAAACCTGAATATCCTGCTCGGTTTCCACTTCCGACAGAAAATCAAAGAAATCGCGTCCCTGCTTGCCCAAAGAAGCCAACAGCGGATGCCCTGCCTGCGACAAGTCCGCCTCATCACCCCTTTTCAAAATCTGCGCCTCGTCGATAACCTCGCCCCAATATTGGCTGCTCGGATTGAGTGCAAACACAAACACATCGCAATGCTTGGAAATTTGGTGCAGCAGTTGTAAATACATCGGCGCCATTGTCGAAATGCCGAATACAAAAAACCTTTGCGGCAAGACCGATTTATCCAACTGCGCCAACAGCTTTTCCCACAAGGCCACGCGGTGCGGCGCAGATTGGCTGCCATCGTCCAAATAACGCCACAGCCGCGCCTGCCAATCCTCATCATCGCCCAAACCCAGCAGCTTCCCAGCCTGCCACGCATCAATCCAATCCGGGCGGTACACCAAATATTGGTCGAAAATATCCGCCATCTGTCCGGCAAGCTGATAATCCGCCGATGCCGAACTATGCAAATAACTTTCCAGCTTCAAGCGCACGTTTTCGTATTCCGGGGCCGTCTGAAACGCCTCGCTGCGGAACAAATCCAGCAAACGCCAACGCATGACCTCAGGCGAAAACGGGCTGAGCGGCGGCACATCGGGAACCAATTTACGCATCAGCTGCCACGCCAAACCGGCAGGCAGGCTGAACTTCAAATTCGCCGCCACGCCGAGTTTGCGCGCAAAAAACACATTCAGATAACGCCGCATCCCCTGGCTCTGCACCAACACTTCTTCCTGCGCCAATACAGAATCCAAGGGCAAGGCCTGATGAATATGCGCGCACATTTCGGCAAGCGCTTCCAAACGGTCGGACTGATAAAGATAAAACATAACAGACAATCTAAAAAACAATTGCCCACATTATAATGCCATTAGGACAAATGCTTCAGCAGAAGCGGCAAACAAAAACACAGGCTGTCTGAAACACATCGCTTCAGACGGCCTAAAACAAACCCATCGGCAGCCAATTATTAATTATTTATCGACCCCTGTACAAACCGGCTTCTCCTATCCTATAATTTCCCACATTCGGAATGTAGCGCAGCCCGGTAGCGCACTTCGTTCGGGACGAAGGGGTCGGAGGTTCGAATCCTCTCATTCCGACCAAATACAAAACCTGCTTGAGTCCAAGCAGGTTTTTTACATTCGGCAAGCCTATATTTCCGGCGGGAAAGGCGCGCCTTCGGGATGTTTGTAGCGATTGTACATAAACAAATATTGTTCCGGAAAACGGCGTATCCAATATTCGGTATTTTCATTGATCACGCGCGCGTCGTTCTCCTTATCGCCGTTCAATTCGCCGCGCAAAGGCTCGATGTGCAGGACAAAGCCTTTGCCGTCGGGCAAACGCTCGCCGCAGAAAAACAAAGCCTTTACGCCTTTGACTTGCGCCAGCTTGCCCGCCAACGTCATGGTGTAGGCAGGTTTGCCGAAAAAGTCTACCCACACGCCGTCGCCGCCTTCTTCCGGAGACGGCACATGATCCGGCAACACAATGGTCGCTTCGCCGCCGCGCAGCGCTTTGATGATTTGTTTGACGCCCTGAATACTGGTCGGCGCAGTCTTGCCTTTGCCGCGCACGCGCCCTGCCTGCATCACCGCATCAAAAGCCTTGATTTTAGGCGGTTTGTACATCGCCGTCAGCGGAAACGGCAGTTGCTGGCTGATGTAGCGGCCCGCCAAATCATAGCTGCCGATGTGCGGCGTGATAAACAGCAAACCTTCACCCGCGCTCAAGGCCGTCTGAACATGTTCCCAACCATTGACGCTGACAAACAGGTTTTCAATTTCCTCAGGTCGTCTGAAAAACGCCACCGGCAATTCCAAGCCACCTTTTGCCGTTTCACGAAAAACTTTTTTTACCGCCTCGTCCGTCGGGTTCAATCCGGCAAGTTTCATGTTTTCGAATACCCGCCGGCGATCTTTCGACAGCACGCGGAAACCCAAACTGCCGAGTAGGTTGCCTAATTTGTGCAACCAAGCCAAAGGCAGCGCGGCCAAAAATTTAAAAACAAAGGTAACAAGCGTTTGCATAAGGTTTTACCAAAATGAAGTGGACAGATTGTAAACGAAACAGGCCGTCTGAACAAAACAGACTTCGGGCAAATATATTGCGGCACACCTGCTTTTCTGCTACTATCCGCGCTGCATTAAGAGTTGGGAATTCCATGCCAACCTGCTTTTCAAACGGAAAGGTAAGGTGGACGGTTGAAAAACCGATGTGGCTCGCCAGAGCAATCCAAACCCGCTTAATGCGGGAATTTTTTTGCCTGTAAGAAACGTGCAACAGGATTCCGAAACAGCAGGCAAGTGCGAATGTTTCTCACTTGTATAGAGAAAAAGCGGAGTTTTTGTTATGATTTCCGCTGTCCGAAATAAAAGGCCGTCTGAAAACACAGCAGCCTGTTTTTAATGAAAGAATAGCAATGAGCGAATATCTGTTTACTTCCGAATCGGTATCCGAAGGCCATCCGGATAAAGTTGCCGACCAAGTGTCCGATGCGATTTTGGATGCCATCTTGGCGCAAGACCCAAAAGCGCGTGTTGCCGCAGAAACCTTGGTCAACACAGGCTTGTGTGTATTGGCAGGCGAAATTACTACTACTGCCCAAGTGGACTACATCAAAGTCGCCCGCGAAACCATCAAACGCATCGGCTACAACTCCTCCGAGCTGGGCTTTGACGCCAACGGCTGCGCAGTCGGCGTGTACTACGACCAACAATCTCCGGACATCGCCCAAGGCGTGAACGAAGGCGAAGGCATCGACCTGAATCAAGGCGCGGGCGACCAAGGTTTGATGTTCGGCTATGCCTGCGACGAAACCCCTACCCTGATGCCGTTTGCCATCTATTACAGCCACCGCCTGATGCAACGCCAAAGCGAATTGCGCAAAGACGGCCGCCTGCCTTGGTTGCGCCCTGATGCCAAAGCCCAACTGACCGTGGTTTACGACAGCGAAACCGGCAAAGTAAAACGCATCGACACCGTCGTCCTGTCTACCCAGCACGATCCGTCTATCGGTTACGAAGAGCTGAAAAACGCCGTGATCGAACACATCATCAAACCGGTTCTGCCGTCTGAACTGCTGACCGACGAAACCAAATACCTGATCAACCCGACCGGCCGCTTCGTTATCGGCGGCCCGCAAGGCGACTGCGGTTTGACCGGCCGTAAAATCATCGTCGACACCTACGGCGGCGCAGCTCCGCATGGCGGCGGTGCATTCTCCGGCAAAGACCCGTCCAAAGTGGACCGTTCCGCCGCTTACGCCTGCCGCTATGTTGCAAAAAACATCGTAGCCGCCGGTTTGGCAACCCAATGCCAA
The sequence above is a segment of the Neisseria perflava genome. Coding sequences within it:
- the lapB gene encoding lipopolysaccharide assembly protein LapB, which codes for MDNELWVILLPIVLLPVFFAMGWFAARVDMKTVLKQAKSIPAGFYKSLDALVDRNSGRAARELAEVIDQQPQSYDLNLTLGKLYRQRGENDKAINMHRALLDSPDTVNEKRARVLFELAQNYQSAGLVDRAEQIFLGLQEGDMAREARQHLLSIYQQDRDWEKAIEMAQLLSHDEQTYQFEIAQFYCEIAQAALFKSNFDAARYNIGKALEANKKCTRANIILGDIEYRQGNFPAAVEAYSAIEQQNHAYLSMVGEKLYEAYAAQGKQEEGLNRLIGYMQTFPDLDLINVIYEKALLLKGETEAAQIAVELVRQKPDLNGVYRLLGLKLSSMNPEWKADTDMIRSIIGRQLQKSVMYRCRNCHFKSQVFFWHCPACNKWQTFTPNKIEI
- a CDS encoding right-handed parallel beta-helix repeat-containing protein; this translates as MPSVSPELKQLGGKNTVTREVVHVAEAARFDSSLSSSDGLVTKMHVARTSVASVSSVSSKHIIEPKVASKHVVSKEPVNKPVSQSIEKILAEKQKIYEEAKEKKIAEAAAAKAKAVERAKEAHKAAVEKAIAERKAKQEAARKEKEAEDRIAEEKETVEIVYKKNLKDSDGHDKIAGVSSGKKAINSHDSHLNSGKANKIDDHAEGREGLSGKYRVYESKEYGNYVRVNDFGADAQGKKDSLQAFKAALEAAHKEKAMVFLDGAYYISNQIVMDKTVSGARGLFGSGMGKTKVTFDKAQTGEFNPDTNHDDIREFAGILVDGQNNKTIADLSVQYTNPDFYRKGLSYFGKVNGILVNDADNTLISKVEVSGANRAGVMFTSTASLETEKGHKLTFKARVQSGEIDENYEALPLGENNRIVDSYLHHNRVAGALIGFQQNFIGEGNRLDWNGHEADGGTGYGMAVAAGSYNYGITYRKNTTDHNYRKGLDVHDGTGIVIEDNVLTGDRLYGIVAYNRQFSMDKVKITGNTIIQDPNFRLNVDDDLGKYYHMYSGIQVQTNTQYKDLHSADKGYFDISDNVIKNLTVYQNNIQTYAIEFRNHESKMDYTLNMANNKISGESTKYLIAVINDTYDRVLSKNGMGSGTITISGNDADIGKIMKGAVPVYVEEHHGNVAMHGAVTIHNNKISVREESEGYVEFAYLKSNAKEYNITNNTLKLGGALNDALVDVHSTNPKGKASLNVANNKIMTDIKGKLYDSWLRFENDIKTYSEGNSHNGEALKKVNTTGSKVALSDILSEANHIVETTKETVYHHTKNVYTSGVEEHHTTTGIL
- a CDS encoding lysophospholipid acyltransferase family protein is translated as MQTLVTFVFKFLAALPLAWLHKLGNLLGSLGFRVLSKDRRRVFENMKLAGLNPTDEAVKKVFRETAKGGLELPVAFFRRPEEIENLFVSVNGWEHVQTALSAGEGLLFITPHIGSYDLAGRYISQQLPFPLTAMYKPPKIKAFDAVMQAGRVRGKGKTAPTSIQGVKQIIKALRGGEATIVLPDHVPSPEEGGDGVWVDFFGKPAYTMTLAGKLAQVKGVKALFFCGERLPDGKGFVLHIEPLRGELNGDKENDARVINENTEYWIRRFPEQYLFMYNRYKHPEGAPFPPEI
- a CDS encoding LapA family protein — protein: MKLISTIIKILILLVFLLLAITNTHTVSFFYLPGQNINLPLIVVLFGAFIIGIVFGMFALFGRLLSLRSENNRLRAEVKKHAHLSEKDLTPVKTETPATASETTPKA
- the recC gene encoding exodeoxyribonuclease V subunit gamma, whose amino-acid sequence is MFYLYQSDRLEALAEMCAHIHQALPLDSVLAQEEVLVQSQGMRRYLNVFFARKLGVAANLKFSLPAGLAWQLMRKLVPDVPPLSPFSPEVMRWRLLDLFRSEAFQTAPEYENVRLKLESYLHSSASADYQLAGQMADIFDQYLVYRPDWIDAWQAGKLLGLGDDEDWQARLWRYLDDGSQSAPHRVALWEKLLAQLDKSVLPQRFFVFGISTMAPMYLQLLHQISKHCDVFVFALNPSSQYWGEVIDEAQILKRGDEADLSQAGHPLLASLGKQGRDFFDFLSEVETEQDIQVYEEGKDDTLLHCLQNDIQNLIMPSERLYQQEEGEAGAQSVLVQVHDADGNPVCVEPDKLLNDGSVKIVVAHSPLRELQILKEELSLVLQNNPDWQPHDIAVLTPNIEPYSPFIEAVFGQEHAGSQALPYSISDVKLSRRQPLLYALAQTLDLLESRFEVDKVLPLLESRLVLQRFGLSEEDVPLLHETVAGLNVHWGLDQTMREGKDNLFTWQQAVERLALGWMLPEGGNGMWQGVSAWHSNVNQLDVFSGFAEFICTLADMAAQWQEPANVESWVQRCRDLLEKLFAPDTDDQYAKQQFEQSLAKWQEEAQLAEFDGLLPCKTVIRHIRRFLDSESQAGFLSGGITFCSMVPMRSLPFKMVCLLGLNDGDFPRNTKAAVFDLIAKHPKKGDRARRDDDRYLFLEALISAREMLYLSYIGRDIRNDAEFAPSSLISELLDTIAAMTGKSGRELSEKWVKHHPLQAFSRRYFQKDALSDGLFSTRQDYADALNQPQAEAQPFFREALSQEEPGKTIHQGELVSFWRNPVKVWLKKNLSWDQPYLDGAWESAEPFEPQHEGRIADAYLDARSKGEDFEDTAIRLNAESLMPVGELGGLWQKQYQISAKNVDTELIRSNKRPSEPYEAYFDDLVLQGTIGNLYECGRIVFLNQKDNAPNRIARLLEHLIFCAIAPKSVENRQTYMVSLGQTETYAAIEQQTAKELLKEWLVYFRIGQNTPLPFFAKTSLAAAEEYSKKEDWDAALRKAHEVFNGNKMSKGQKEYTEVKLVFGHSDESPLDEPLFENLVVNLLVPLLTGVAGKTDTTEQE
- a CDS encoding thioredoxin family protein, which produces MATYAEYLDFDTEEDKLKQQQLYQATELSAQTAEAVKKISRPQNWLLAAAPYCPDCRVFVPFIQKMAELNPNIRVNYIARNDFGDSSRFENPRQQEIVRANQKIPALFLMGHEEAGPVFNEFPQVVLSQIAADETRRAELRDAYRTGEFNADIEAQIVAALAWAEQRC
- the ilvE gene encoding branched-chain-amino-acid transaminase — its product is MSRPVPAVFGSVFHAEMPVIAYREGKWQPVEWQSSKDLTLAPGAHALHYGSECFEGLKAFRQANGKIVMFRPTANIARMQQSADILHLPRPETEAYLNALIELVKRSAEEIPDAPAALYLRPTLIGTDPVIGKAGSPSETALLYILASPVGDYFKAGSPVKILVETEHIRCAPHMGRVKCGGNYASAMPWVLKAKAEHGANQVLFCPNGDVQETGASNFILINGDEIITKPLTDEFLHGVTRDSVLTVAKDLGYTVTERNFTVDELKAAVENGAEAILTGTAAVISPVTSFVIDGKEIEVKSQERGYAIRKAITDIQYGLTEDKHGWLVEVC